A portion of the Lolium rigidum isolate FL_2022 chromosome 1, APGP_CSIRO_Lrig_0.1, whole genome shotgun sequence genome contains these proteins:
- the LOC124682549 gene encoding probable apyrase 6 isoform X2, which translates to MRRPNARVEPPAQAQEQTLASAPASKMAAQRQRSSSSLGRRHLAGALAFLAATAFALLLLLPRSAPPSYGVVIDAGSTGSRVHVIAYHAGPLPKLDWTRTASLKAAPGLSSFAADPGTAGPSIAPLLEFARRRVPRDSWVRTEVRLMATAGLRLLDAVTAEAVLESCRELLRESGFQFQDEWATMISGAEEGIYAWVAANYALGTLGGATQDTTGIIELGGASIQVTFVTNKPMPPEFSHVLKLGDITYNLYSHSFLHLGQNVAYESLHELLSRPGLKSMATHLTHQATYRDPCTPRGFSRMGGEVKLPASILESKAEYNPFAHAVGNFSECRSAVRTLLQKGQEECMYHDCRMGAAFVPDLEGKFLATENFFHTSKFFGLHSKSFLSDLILAGEQFCHGDWSNIKKKYRSFNEGELLLFCFSSAYIVALLHDTLKFPMDHKSIDVTNQIRGVPVEWALGAFIVQKTPNRTDMLHPEVEKTSPQDNIRHGERTVHHNQGQPMSLAPRRWELMEFLRWGTSDHKCKYS; encoded by the exons ATGCGCCGCCCCAATGCTCGCGTCGAGCCGCCTGCCCAAGCAcaggagcaaaccctagcttctGCCCCcgcatccaagatggccgcccaaCGGCAGCGCTCCAGCTccagcctcggccgccgccacctaGCCGGCGCGCTCGCTTTCCTCGCGGCCACCGCCTTcgccctcctgctcctcctcccccGCTCGGCGCCCCCAAGCTAcggcgtcgtcatcgacgccggcaGCACGGGCAGCCGCGTCCACGTCATCGCCTACCACGCGGGGCCGCTCCCGAAGCTGGACTGGACGCGCACGGCGTCACTGAAGGCGGCCCCGGGGCTGTCCTCGTTCGCGGCCGACCCTGGCACCGCGGGCCCGTCGATCGCGCCGTTACTGGAGTTCGCACGGCGGCGCGTGCCGCGGGATAGTTGGGTGCGCACCGAGGTGCGGCTCATGGCCACGGCCGGCCTCCGGCTGCTTGATGCCGTCACGGCTGAAGCCGTCTTGGAGTCATGCAGGGAGTTGCTTCGGGAGTCAGGGTTCCAGTTCCAGGACGAATGGGCCACCATGATTTCAG GAGCTGAGGAAGGGATTTATGCATGGGTTGCGGCAAATTATGCATTGGGTACTCTGGGTGGTGCTACACAAGATACTACTGGGATAATTGAGCTTGGTGGGGCTTCTATTCAG GTAACGTTTGTCACCAATAAACCTATGCCTCCGGAGTTCTCCCACGTGCTCAAGCTTGGCGACATCACATATAACCTGTACAGCCACAGTTTTCTACATCTTGGTCAG AATGTAGCGTATGAGTCACTCCATGAATTGCTGAGCAGACCGGGCCTTAAATCAA TGGCCACCCATTTAACTCATCAAGCTACATACAGAGATCCTTGCACCCCAAGGGGATTTTCGCGCATGGGTGGAGAAGTTAAACTTCCAGCTAGCATTCTTGAGTCAAAGGCGGAGTACAACCCATTTGCTCATGCTGTTGGTAACTTCTCTGAGTGTAGATCTGCAGTGAGAACACTATTGCAGAAAGGACAAG AGGAATGTATGTATCATGATTGCCGTATGGGAGCAGCATTTGTACCAGATCTAGAAGGAAAATTCTTAGCAACCGAGAATTTCTTTCATACCTCGAAG TTCTTTGGGCTGCATTCGAAGTCTTTTCTTTCTGATCTGATTCTAGCCGGAGAGCAATTTTGCCATGGGGACTGGTCAAACATAAAAAAGAAGTACCGTTCTTTCAATGAGGGGGAACTGCTCCTTTTTTGCTTCTCTTCGGCGTATATTGTGGCCTTACTGCATGATACTCTAAAATTTCCTATGGATCATAAGAG CATTGATGTTACAAATCAAATTCGGGGTGTCCCAGTTGAATGGGCTTTGGGCGCTTTTATTGTGCAGAAGACACCAAACCGGACAGA CATGCTCCATCCTGAAGTGGAGAAGACCTCACCTCAAGACAATATACGACATGGAGAAAGGACGGTACATCATAACCAGGGTCAGCCGATGAGCCTCGCGCCTCGTCGTTGGGAGTTGATGGAGTTCCTGCGATGGGGCACCAGTGACCATAAATGTAAATATTCATGA
- the LOC124682549 gene encoding probable apyrase 6 isoform X1 → MRRPNARVEPPAQAQEQTLASAPASKMAAQRQRSSSSLGRRHLAGALAFLAATAFALLLLLPRSAPPSYGVVIDAGSTGSRVHVIAYHAGPLPKLDWTRTASLKAAPGLSSFAADPGTAGPSIAPLLEFARRRVPRDSWVRTEVRLMATAGLRLLDAVTAEAVLESCRELLRESGFQFQDEWATMISGAEEGIYAWVAANYALGTLGGATQDTTGIIELGGASIQVTFVTNKPMPPEFSHVLKLGDITYNLYSHSFLHLGQNVAYESLHELLSRPGLKSMATHLTHQATYRDPCTPRGFSRMGGEVKLPASILESKAEYNPFAHAVGNFSECRSAVRTLLQKGQEECMYHDCRMGAAFVPDLEGKFLATENFFHTSKFFGLHSKSFLSDLILAGEQFCHGDWSNIKKKYRSFNEGELLLFCFSSAYIVALLHDTLKFPMDHKSIDVTNQIRGVPVEWALGAFIVQKTPNRTEYSDLSVSYLDNYDSSGLVPLIFITTVVVFTACSILKWRRPHLKTIYDMEKGRYIITRVSR, encoded by the exons ATGCGCCGCCCCAATGCTCGCGTCGAGCCGCCTGCCCAAGCAcaggagcaaaccctagcttctGCCCCcgcatccaagatggccgcccaaCGGCAGCGCTCCAGCTccagcctcggccgccgccacctaGCCGGCGCGCTCGCTTTCCTCGCGGCCACCGCCTTcgccctcctgctcctcctcccccGCTCGGCGCCCCCAAGCTAcggcgtcgtcatcgacgccggcaGCACGGGCAGCCGCGTCCACGTCATCGCCTACCACGCGGGGCCGCTCCCGAAGCTGGACTGGACGCGCACGGCGTCACTGAAGGCGGCCCCGGGGCTGTCCTCGTTCGCGGCCGACCCTGGCACCGCGGGCCCGTCGATCGCGCCGTTACTGGAGTTCGCACGGCGGCGCGTGCCGCGGGATAGTTGGGTGCGCACCGAGGTGCGGCTCATGGCCACGGCCGGCCTCCGGCTGCTTGATGCCGTCACGGCTGAAGCCGTCTTGGAGTCATGCAGGGAGTTGCTTCGGGAGTCAGGGTTCCAGTTCCAGGACGAATGGGCCACCATGATTTCAG GAGCTGAGGAAGGGATTTATGCATGGGTTGCGGCAAATTATGCATTGGGTACTCTGGGTGGTGCTACACAAGATACTACTGGGATAATTGAGCTTGGTGGGGCTTCTATTCAG GTAACGTTTGTCACCAATAAACCTATGCCTCCGGAGTTCTCCCACGTGCTCAAGCTTGGCGACATCACATATAACCTGTACAGCCACAGTTTTCTACATCTTGGTCAG AATGTAGCGTATGAGTCACTCCATGAATTGCTGAGCAGACCGGGCCTTAAATCAA TGGCCACCCATTTAACTCATCAAGCTACATACAGAGATCCTTGCACCCCAAGGGGATTTTCGCGCATGGGTGGAGAAGTTAAACTTCCAGCTAGCATTCTTGAGTCAAAGGCGGAGTACAACCCATTTGCTCATGCTGTTGGTAACTTCTCTGAGTGTAGATCTGCAGTGAGAACACTATTGCAGAAAGGACAAG AGGAATGTATGTATCATGATTGCCGTATGGGAGCAGCATTTGTACCAGATCTAGAAGGAAAATTCTTAGCAACCGAGAATTTCTTTCATACCTCGAAG TTCTTTGGGCTGCATTCGAAGTCTTTTCTTTCTGATCTGATTCTAGCCGGAGAGCAATTTTGCCATGGGGACTGGTCAAACATAAAAAAGAAGTACCGTTCTTTCAATGAGGGGGAACTGCTCCTTTTTTGCTTCTCTTCGGCGTATATTGTGGCCTTACTGCATGATACTCTAAAATTTCCTATGGATCATAAGAG CATTGATGTTACAAATCAAATTCGGGGTGTCCCAGTTGAATGGGCTTTGGGCGCTTTTATTGTGCAGAAGACACCAAACCGGACAGAGTACTCAGATCTATCAGTTTCATATCTAGACAACTATGACTCTTCTGGGTTGGTGCCACTTATTTTCATTACTACTGTGGTTGTATTTACAGCATGCTCCATCCTGAAGTGGAGAAGACCTCACCTCAAGACAATATACGACATGGAGAAAGGACGGTACATCATAACCAGGGTCAGCCGATGA